GTTATCTAAAGCATTTACCGTGAACACATTACAAAAAAAAACAACATCTAATAAAAGGCGGAAAAACACTCACAAGTACCGATATATATGGGTTTACTATTTCTGCAATAAGGTTTTATAAAAATAAATATCATCCTTTCTGTAATATTTGAGATTATTTCGATACTTATAAATCAAAATCATTTTTAAATTAAAATCTAATTTTAACACTAGATTTACACTATTTTAGAAAAATATAAAGTATATTATACGATATAATAATAAATCGCACGCAACTTCATGTAGGATTTTCGGGGGATAAGCCTCATGAGGGTGACGGTTTGCTGTAAGGTTACTCATTTTAATGAGTAACCTTTTCTTTTTTCTTTCATACAAATAGAAGAAGGATCACATATTTTGATTTATTCTATAAAGTGGGACTACAACAGAAAAAAGAGGTTAAATATAAATACTCAAAAAGTAATTTTTTAAGGAAGTAAATCGAGAGAAAACCAATCCAATATAGGGTCTCAACAATTCTAAAAAAAAGGGACACATAGTGGGTTCGACTACTCTTCCGTTACTCTTTGGTTAGGGTTTGGTTACTAAAAGGGTAACCAAACCCTAACCAAACCCTAACCAAAGGGTAACGGAAATAGGGATCAATGTATAGAGAAGAGAGGTTCAAAATGGGAGGAATTTACCTCTTAAAAAGTCATCGGATACCTGTTGAAAGAAGTTGTCAAGCTAAAAGTTCAGAACCCATAGATATTATGGTTGAATATTATTACACAATGTGGAATACAAACAAACTATAGATATGAGTCCACTCCGAAAACCTTACGCCTAATATAATATATTGTTAATTAAAGTGTTATATTTATGGTATTAAGAACAATAATAATCCAAAATGTTTAAACGTAGTCCTGCCAACAAACAACTAGATATGTTTGATAGTCCCTCAATAATTGAAGGATTACCATCTCGTGCATCAAATATCTATCATGATGACAATCATTGGCACAATCAATTTAGAAAGCTCGTTGTTTATCAGATAAGTGAGGATATTTTTGCGCCGATCTATTGTCAAGATAATGGATGTCCCAACTATCCTATTCGTATTCTTGTTGGTATGATGATTTTGAAAGAAGGTGCTGGTATAAGTGATGAAATGTTGTTTGAAAACTGTCAATTCAATCTACTTTACCGATCAGCGTTAGGACTTTTACATGCTTCTGATTCTATTCCTGCACAATCTACTTATTATAAGTTTAGACAACAAGTAAAAGAATATAATGAGAAGAATGAATCTGATTTATTTGAAGATGTTTTTACACAAATCACTTCTTCTCATATAGAAATACTTGGCATTAAGAGTGATACTATAAGAATGGATAGCAAACTGCTGAATAGCAACATAAAATGGCTTTCTCGATATAGTCTAATACATGAGACATTGTCCTTGTTTCTGACAAAAGGTTGCAATAATTTTAATTTCTCTGATGATCTTAAACCTCATATTTCAGATGTGGTCTCAACAGATGGAGATAAGGTTGTTTATCGCAATTCAACAGATTCAATTAAACAAAAGATCGTGGATCTTGGGATACTCATTTCAAATATTCTTAATGAATATACTGGACCTGCCAATAGTTATTACGATAATCTATTACGTCTATTTAAAGAGCAGTTTTTCAAAGATGATCAGGGAGTTACCACTCCAATAAAAGGAGAAGATTTATCTGCAAAGAACATGCAAACTCCGTTTGATACGGACTGTGATTATAGAAATAAAGCAGGTGATAAATGCAAAGGGTATTCAGCTAATTTGACAGAAGTAGTTGGAGACAATGGACTTCCTAATATCATTACTTCTATACAAGTAGAAAAAGTATCTCATTCGGACACTGCTCATTTTAAGGGATCAATAGAGAGGACACAAGAAGTATTGGGATATAATGTAATAAACATTCATGCAGATGGGGCTTATAATAGTGAGGAAAATCAAGAATATTGTGCAGAAAACAACCAACACCTATATCTACATGCCATACAAGGTAAAGAAGGACGATTTCGGTTTAGTTTAGAGGCACAAGTTCTAAAAGTGTTTGATAATAAGCATCAACGGTATGTTGATTATACAAAATACAAAGGAAAAGATGAGTTAGATAGATATAAAATATATTTAGAAGAAGGCAAGTTTCGCTATTTTAAATTGACTGAGGTTGAGAAAAGTCTTTTAAGGCAAAGAATAAAAGAAACCCCAATAGAAAAGCTTCAAATAAGGAATAATGTAGAAGCGAGTATTTTTCAATTAGGTTTTCATTGTAATGGAAAAAACACTGTCTATAGAGGATTGATAAAACATCAAATGTGGGCAGTAGCTAGATCATTATGGGTGAATTTTGTTCGAATAGTAAAATACTATTCCGAACTAAACATTTCGATGGTCATAAACATGCTTAAATGTAAATTGTGTGATCTTTTTATTGCGAAAATGACTTTATTAGAAAGTGTTATTGTTACTAAGATTCAGATTCAGTTTTGTAGACTAAAAAGTCCCAAAATACGCATAATCCTATAATTCCATAAAAGGGGTTCTCGTGGGGGACTCATAGATATAAAAAAAAGACCTTGTAACATATTTATTCCTACAAAGTCTTTCAGTGAAGAAAACAACTATCGTAATGTGAGCTACTTTTAAAGAGCAACACTTTCAGCAGATTCCATTCTATTTTAAGAAAGATAAAACACGATCACATTTTTGCTCTAAAGGCAAATGTCCATCAATCCAATGGATCTCGAAACCATTCTTTTCCATTCTACGATACCATGTCATTTGACGTTTAGCAAACTGATGAATTGCAACATTAAGTCCATCTACGAGACGTTGTCTGGTTATTTTACCAATGAGATATTCTGTAATAAACTTATACTCTAAACCGTAATAGATCAACGATTCAGGGGCGACGCCACTATCTATCAAACCTTTCACCTCTTCGATCATTCCTTCTTCAAGGCGTTGATGCAGACGCTGGGTAATGCGTTCTCTTCTCTCCTCTCGTGAAAAATCTATTCCCACAATAAGACTGTTGATCTTAGGGAAAGAGAGGTCTAAGTCGGGGTGCTCAACCGTATACTCTTCTATTTCGATGGCACGGATTACTCTCTTCTTATTTTCGATATCGCTATTGTTATGAACACGTTTAAGAGCAGACAACCTATCAGTTAATTCTTGAAGAGACATCTCCTGTAAAGAGTCACGTAATTCTTGATTCACTGGCACTTGAGCCAATTGATATCCTTTCAAGACTGCCTCAATATACATACCAGAACCACCACAAAGGACAGGAAAGATATTGTTTGACCTCATATTCTCATAGACACTCTTAAAATCTTTCTGATATTCAAAAACATTATATTGCTCTCCAGCATCAAGGATATCAATCAAATGATATGGAACCTCGACCCCATCCACGGTATAATCTTCTAAATCTTTCCCAGTTCCAATATCCATCCCTCGGTAAACTTGACGAGAATCTGCAGAGATCACCTCTCCATTAAGTTTATGAGCAACTAGAGTACCTAGGGACGTTTTTCCAGTAGCAGTAGCCCCTAGAACTGTAATCATATCATATCTATCCTTGTACATGTTTTCTAAATATTAAAGCATCGATTGTAATTGAATTACAAAAATATCACTATTTTTAATACAAGAAGAGAAAACCACAATAAATGACAAGAAAACAGATCACCACCACACTCCACATCGTTCAGAATATTCTTAGTGTAGATAAGAAAAAGATTGCTAAAGTTGAACCATGTATCCAATATCGTAATAGCCAAATACTGTTAGGCATTATGATAATAGGATATGTATTGACAATTTTAATAGAACATTTTTTTCACATAATATTAGATACTCCTGTTCGAACCAACAGCCTATATCTCATTATTACCAAGCCTATTATATTATACACAACCCTATGGCTCGGTTCTTGGACAACCTATAAAGCGAAGGGGGTAACCCATAGCAATCTTCCACAAAAAGATATTTTTTCACATAGTTTATACGCGTATTTACCAGTATGGATCGTATTAATCATCACCACGATCATTCCTTGGTTATATATATTGTGGATTTTTGCACCTTATGGTATTTATGTACTCTATCACTTAATAAGTGCTAAAAAAGAGCATACAAGAGAAAACGCGATTCGACTTACTATTGCAACGGTTTTACTATATTTGTGCTTTTATCTTGGAACCTCACTCCTTTTAAGGATCATTGTATTAAAATAGGGAAGAGATAAAAGCGATTAACATTTCTTTTTAGATCATGAAAATTCAGAAGACTGTAAATATAAAAAATAAACGTGCCACATTCGATTATGAAATCATCGAACGAATGGTTGCCGGAATAAGTTTGGTAGGAACAGAGATCAAATCTATCCGTCTCGGGAAAGCAAACTTATCAGACTCATTTTGTTATTTTGAGAGATCAGAACTATATGTTCGTAATCTTTCTATTTCCGAATATGATTATGGAACCCACTATAACCATATCGCGAAGAGAGAACGAAAACTCCTTCTGCAAAAGAAAGAGATACGCAAATGGGAAAGGAAAATTAAAGAGACAGGATTGACTATTATCCCACTACGCCTTTTTATTAATGATAGAGGTTTTGCGAAGATGGAGATTGGTTTGGCAAAAGGTAAGAAGACTTACGACAAGAGAGAGACACTAAGGCTGAAAGATGCCAAACGTGAAATGGATCGTAGTAATAAGCACTAAAAAAAAAGGATTTCCATCCAAAAAGAAGATGGAAATCCTAGGACTTATTACAAACCTAACGTTGCAACCATCACTGCCTTGATGGTATGCATACGATTTTCTGCTTCGTCGAACACGATAGAAGCATCACTTTCAAACACTTCATCAGTAACTTCCATTGCTGTAAGACCAAACTTTTTATTAATATCTTGACCTACTTGTGTCTCGTTGTTATGGAACGAAGGCAGACAATGTAAGAACTTAACATCCTCGTTTCCTGTCATCACCATCACCTCTTTGTTTACCTGATAAGGTTTCAATAGTTCAATTCTTTCTGCCCATACTTCATCAGGCTCACCCATAGAAACCCATACATCAGTATAGATAAAATCACAATCTTTCACTGCTTCAGCTACCGAATCTGTAATGGTAATTTTAGCCCCTGTTTTCGAAGCAATCTCTTGACAGCGATCTTGTAACTTCTGCTTAGGCTGACATTGAACTGGAGCTGCGGCTCTAAAGTCCATACCTAGTTTTGCAGCCCCAACCATTAGAGAGTTGCCCATGTTGTTACGAGCATCTCCAAGATATGCAAACTTAACATCCTTAAGGTCTTTAGAGGTATGCTCCATCATAGTTAAGAAGTCAGCCAATATTTGTGTTGGGTGAAACTCATTGGTAAGACCGTTCCAAACAGGCACACCTGCAAACTCAGCAAGCTCATTTACAATTTGTTGTCCATAGCCACGATACTCAATACCATCATACATACGGCCTAAAACACGAGCAGTGTCTTTCATCGACTCTTTGACACCAATTTGAGATCCAGAAGGGCCTAAATAGGTAACTTGAGCTCCTTGATCATATGCAGCAACTTCGAAAGCACAGCGTGTACGAGTAGAGGACTTTTCAAAGATTAGTGCAATATTTTTACCTTTCATGGTAGGCTGCTCATATCCACCAATTTTGGCACGCTTAAGATCTGCAGCTAAATCGAGCAGATATTTAATCTCCTTTGGAGAGTAGTCAAGGAGAGTTAAGAAGCTTCTGTTTTTTAGATTAAATGCCATAATATTAAAGTTTATCGGTTTTATGCTTGATTTGCTTCTTCATAGTGAAGCGTGATTTTAGTTCCATAGCTCTTGTCTTGCAATTTCGTTGCTTCGGTAATAATGGCTTTCTCACCACCATTTTTCACAAAATCAAGACAAGCATTTACTTTCGGTTGCATAGTACCTTCACCAAAAGCTCCTTGATGGCCATATTCTACGGCATCGTTATAATCAAGAAACTCCAGAACCTTTTGGTTCTCTGTACCATAACTTGAATATAAATATGGAACATCAGTTAAGATATAGAATTCATCGGCATGAACACTAGCTGCAAGAACAGAAGATGCCATGTCTTTATCAATCACACCTTCTACAGGTACTAGATTGTTTATTTGATCATAGTAAACAGGAATACCTCCCCCACCACTGGCAATAACAATAACTCCTCTATCACAAAGCTCTTTAATCCAATCGGAATTCATTACTGAGATAGGAGTCGGAGATGGAACAACTCTTCTATAAGATCCCTCTTTCTTAGACGAAGATTTGAATTGCCATCCGTTCTTCGACTCAAGATCATCTTTTTGCTCTTGATTGTATGTTGGTCCTACTCGTTTGGTCCAATTTGTAAATGCTGGATCATCAGGGTCTACCTCTACCATTGACGACATCGTTATGACTTCGCGTTGAATATGATATTTTTTCAACATATTACGAAGATTTCGTTCAATGGTATATCCAATTCCTCCTTGGGAATCAG
The Prolixibacteraceae bacterium DNA segment above includes these coding regions:
- a CDS encoding transposase; this encodes MFKRSPANKQLDMFDSPSIIEGLPSRASNIYHDDNHWHNQFRKLVVYQISEDIFAPIYCQDNGCPNYPIRILVGMMILKEGAGISDEMLFENCQFNLLYRSALGLLHASDSIPAQSTYYKFRQQVKEYNEKNESDLFEDVFTQITSSHIEILGIKSDTIRMDSKLLNSNIKWLSRYSLIHETLSLFLTKGCNNFNFSDDLKPHISDVVSTDGDKVVYRNSTDSIKQKIVDLGILISNILNEYTGPANSYYDNLLRLFKEQFFKDDQGVTTPIKGEDLSAKNMQTPFDTDCDYRNKAGDKCKGYSANLTEVVGDNGLPNIITSIQVEKVSHSDTAHFKGSIERTQEVLGYNVINIHADGAYNSEENQEYCAENNQHLYLHAIQGKEGRFRFSLEAQVLKVFDNKHQRYVDYTKYKGKDELDRYKIYLEEGKFRYFKLTEVEKSLLRQRIKETPIEKLQIRNNVEASIFQLGFHCNGKNTVYRGLIKHQMWAVARSLWVNFVRIVKYYSELNISMVINMLKCKLCDLFIAKMTLLESVIVTKIQIQFCRLKSPKIRIIL
- the smpB gene encoding SsrA-binding protein SmpB; amino-acid sequence: MKIQKTVNIKNKRATFDYEIIERMVAGISLVGTEIKSIRLGKANLSDSFCYFERSELYVRNLSISEYDYGTHYNHIAKRERKLLLQKKEIRKWERKIKETGLTIIPLRLFINDRGFAKMEIGLAKGKKTYDKRETLRLKDAKREMDRSNKH
- the miaA gene encoding tRNA (adenosine(37)-N6)-dimethylallyltransferase MiaA; the encoded protein is MYKDRYDMITVLGATATGKTSLGTLVAHKLNGEVISADSRQVYRGMDIGTGKDLEDYTVDGVEVPYHLIDILDAGEQYNVFEYQKDFKSVYENMRSNNIFPVLCGGSGMYIEAVLKGYQLAQVPVNQELRDSLQEMSLQELTDRLSALKRVHNNSDIENKKRVIRAIEIEEYTVEHPDLDLSFPKINSLIVGIDFSREERRERITQRLHQRLEEGMIEEVKGLIDSGVAPESLIYYGLEYKFITEYLIGKITRQRLVDGLNVAIHQFAKRQMTWYRRMEKNGFEIHWIDGHLPLEQKCDRVLSFLK
- a CDS encoding carbamate kinase, with product MTKLAVIALGGNALLRSNQEGNMDQQNKNTMDTLENIVFLLKQNYNLIITHGNGPQVGNILLRNEAGTKEYGIPSMPLDVCVADSQGGIGYTIERNLRNMLKKYHIQREVITMSSMVEVDPDDPAFTNWTKRVGPTYNQEQKDDLESKNGWQFKSSSKKEGSYRRVVPSPTPISVMNSDWIKELCDRGVIVIASGGGGIPVYYDQINNLVPVEGVIDKDMASSVLAASVHADEFYILTDVPYLYSSYGTENQKVLEFLDYNDAVEYGHQGAFGEGTMQPKVNACLDFVKNGGEKAIITEATKLQDKSYGTKITLHYEEANQA
- the argF gene encoding ornithine carbamoyltransferase, with protein sequence MAFNLKNRSFLTLLDYSPKEIKYLLDLAADLKRAKIGGYEQPTMKGKNIALIFEKSSTRTRCAFEVAAYDQGAQVTYLGPSGSQIGVKESMKDTARVLGRMYDGIEYRGYGQQIVNELAEFAGVPVWNGLTNEFHPTQILADFLTMMEHTSKDLKDVKFAYLGDARNNMGNSLMVGAAKLGMDFRAAAPVQCQPKQKLQDRCQEIASKTGAKITITDSVAEAVKDCDFIYTDVWVSMGEPDEVWAERIELLKPYQVNKEVMVMTGNEDVKFLHCLPSFHNNETQVGQDINKKFGLTAMEVTDEVFESDASIVFDEAENRMHTIKAVMVATLGL